The Carassius carassius chromosome 2, fCarCar2.1, whole genome shotgun sequence genome has a segment encoding these proteins:
- the LOC132097442 gene encoding calmodulin-like protein 4 — protein sequence MAKFLSQTQIDEFKECFSLYDKKRKGKIEAKDLITVMRCLGTSPTYNEVDRHLQIHKIDKTGELDFSTFLTMMHRQMQQEDPKTEILEAVRMTDKHKKGYILDSELRAKLTGLGEKLTDKEVDELFKEANVGPDGLIYYEEFTRMITLPTIDY from the exons ATG gCAAAATTCTTATCACAAACTCAGATTGATG AGTTCAAAGAATGTTTCTCGCTTTATGACAAGAAGCGAAAGGGGAAGATTGAAGCCAAAGACCTTATTACTGTCATGCGCTGTCTGGGTACAAGTCCCACATATAATGAAGTGGACAGACATCTGCAAATCCACAAAATAG ATAAGACCGGGGAGTTGGATTTTTCTACATTTCTAACCATGATGCACAGACAGATGCAACAGGAAGATCCTAAGACTGAAATTCTGGAGGCTGTGCGCATGACGGACAAACATAAGAAGGGCTACATCCTGGATTCTGAGCTACGGGCCAAACTCACAGGCTTGGGAGAAAAGCTCACTGATAAAGAAG tggatgaGCTTTTTAAAGAGGCTAATGTCGGCCCTGATGGACTTATTTATTATGAGGAGTTCACCAGAATGATCACACTTCCTACAATTGACTACTGA